Part of the Pyrobaculum calidifontis JCM 11548 genome, TCCTCCGCGCCTTCAACAGCCTCCTGTCGCGGGTAGAGAGAGGCGCCATAGAGGGAGTAGACGAGAAGAGCGACTACAGAGAGCTGAGCCAAAACCAGCAACTTAGACAAGAGATAAACAGCCTCCTCCGCTTCTACCTAGGCAATATAAAGAACATAGAAAACCTCCGGAAGTCCCTCGCCAAGGCCCTAGGCGACGAAGTGGGAAAAGAGGCAGCCGAGCTCCTATTCGACATAGACATAGACCCCTACAGGGCGAGGCTGGCCAAGATACTGGAGGCCTTAGTGCAGTTGGTCTCGGAGGCCGGCATTGAGATGGAGCTAGGCCCCCTGGCCGAACGCCGCGGAGTCATCTCAGGAGTCACGAGGCTTAGGTCATTCTCAGACCTCCAAAGGGCCACAAACTTGAGCAAGGCCATCTACCTACAGTCAAGGGAGCTCTTTGGCTACAAGCTGGCCACAAGATCTCTCTCAATCTACGACGTCTCAGTAGACGTGAGAGAAAAGATATACCTGTTGGTGGACAAGTCGGGCTCAATGTTCTACACCCTCTACGACGGCTTCGCCATGGACATGACGCAGAAGATAACTTGGGCAACGGCCCTCGCAGTGGCGTTAATGAAGAGGAGTAGGAGGGTGGTGATGAGGTTCTTCGACCAGATAGTATACCCCCCCATCACAAACACGCGCGAAGTTATAAAGGCCCTCCTCAAGGTGTTGCCGCTAGGCGGCACCGACATCTCCGCCGCGTTGTACACCGCTGTGCGAGACGCAAAGGCGTACGGCCTCCACAGCTACAAGCTAGTGCTTGTGACAGACGGCGAAGACGACATGATAAACCCAGAGGCGATAAGGGCGGCGAAGGCCGCCTTTAGAGAGGTGAAGGCGATACTAGTGGGAGGCTCCAACGAGGTGATCGAGGCCCACCTCCCCGCTATAAAAATA contains:
- a CDS encoding vWA domain-containing protein, which translates into the protein MGSLINVDYSDELTRMRVHEIVKYFQRLGIPIKLSKIPNDAIADSFYVHYRTPILKEKAERGEELWHFFLRSYISADVYQDVAKISRYNYQVSKSASVKLLRAFNSLLSRVERGAIEGVDEKSDYRELSQNQQLRQEINSLLRFYLGNIKNIENLRKSLAKALGDEVGKEAAELLFDIDIDPYRARLAKILEALVQLVSEAGIEMELGPLAERRGVISGVTRLRSFSDLQRATNLSKAIYLQSRELFGYKLATRSLSIYDVSVDVREKIYLLVDKSGSMFYTLYDGFAMDMTQKITWATALAVALMKRSRRVVMRFFDQIVYPPITNTREVIKALLKVLPLGGTDISAALYTAVRDAKAYGLHSYKLVLVTDGEDDMINPEAIRAAKAAFREVKAILVGGSNEVIEAHLPAIKINMANPESLREVLKNI